The DNA region ACAGGCCCTGGCCCGCATGGAAAGGGCCTTGGAGGAACTGTTTATCGAGGGTATCAAAAACAACATAGCCCGGCAGCGGTGGATCATCAATAATACTACCTTTCGTTCCGGCAAATTCGGAACATCCTATTACAGCGAAATTGAAAAGGAGGCTGAAAGTGCCCTCTGATGTTTGTCCCGGCTGCGGCATCCCCGGTGATGGGGAAGCGATTGCCGCAAATCTTAACACCTGCCCTTCCTGCGGCTACCATTACCGCATGGAGCCCGCAGAACGGATCGCCTATCTGGCGGACCCGGACAGTTTTTCTGAATTTTCAGCAAACCTCCGATCCCTTAACCCCATCGACCTTGCGGGGTACGAAGAAAAACTAAACGAGGCGGAAGCCAAGGCCCGGATGAAGGATGCGGTGATCACCGGGACCTGTACCATTGAAGGAAAACCGGCGATCCTGGGCCTCATGTCCTTCAATTTCATGGGGGGCTCCATGGGCTCCGTGGTGGGGGAAAAAGTCAGCCGTGCCCTACTCAGGGGCGCGGAAGAAAAAATCCCGGTAATCATCTATACCACCTCCGGAGGCGCCCGTATGCAGGAGGGGATCTTCTCCCTGATGCAGATGGCGAAAACTTCCAGTGCTGCGGCGGAGCTGGACAAGGCGGGGGTCCCCTTCTTCATCGTTCTCTGCGATCCCACCACCGGAGGAGTCACCGCTTCTTTTGCCATGCTGGCTGACATCACCATTGCTGAGCCCGGTGCCCTCATCGGCTTTGCCGGTCCCCGGGTTATTGAAGGCACCATCAGGCAGACCCTGCCTGATGGTTTCCAGCGGGCGGAGTTTCAGCAGGAAAAGGGCTTCGTGGACCTGATCCTCCCCCGTAAAGATCAGCGCAGGGTCATTTCGGAACTTATGGATTTACACCAAACAGGATCACAACCATGGAAGAATTACAAAGAAAGCGGCTATTCAAACGGAGACGCCTCATGAAAGATGACAGCCTTCAAAATAAAATAGCAGAACTGAAGGAGCTCGCCCGTGCTTCAGGATTGGACCTGTCCAAAGAAATTGAGCAGCTTGAAGAAAAAGTGCGCTCAGTCTCCCGCAGCGCGGTCACCTGGAAACAGGTGGAGCTGGCTCGCCATCCGGACAGGCCCTACGCGCTGGACTACATACACCGGATATTCGACAGTTTTATTGAGCTTCATGGGGATCGGGCCTACGGGGACGATCCTGCAATTATCGGCGGCCTGGGCTTTCTTAACAGAAGGCCGGTAACAATACTGGCGAACCAGAAAGGCCGGACCCTGAAAGAAAACGTCCGCCGCAACCACGGCATGGCAAACCCCGAGGGGTACCGGAAGGCCCTGCGCCTGGCCAAAGAAGCGGAAAAATTCCGCCGCCCCATCATCACCTTTGTGGACACCGCCGGGGCGTATCCGGGTATAGGCGCAGAAGAACGGGGTATAGGGGAAGCTATTGCCCGGAACCTCCGGGAATTCAGCCAGCTAAAAACACCCATAGTGTGCGTCATCATCGGCGAAGGCGGCTCCGGAGGCGCCCTGGGGCTCTGTGTGGGGGACAAGATCTATATGCTGGAAAACGCCATCTATTCGGTCATCAGCCCCGAAGGGGGCGCCTCACTGCTGCTCCGGGACGCCGGGCGGGCCAAGGACGCCGCAGCAATGCTGCGGATCACCAGCGCAGACCTGCTGGAATTTAAGGTAATCAACGGCGTTATACCGGAACCGGAGGGAGGCGCCCATATCGACCCAAACAGGACCGCCCAGGCCATCAAGGATGTACTGGTACAGGATCTGATGGACCTGGGCGGAAGAAATCCCTCGGTACTGGTCCGCTACCGGAACCAGAAGATACGGAAGGCGGGGCACTGGAACGAAGGGCTTACCCCGTAACCAGAGACTACACCGCCCCTTGTCCGATAACCGCCGCATAGTC from Treponema primitia ZAS-2 includes:
- a CDS encoding acetyl-CoA carboxylase carboxyltransferase subunit beta, translated to MPSDVCPGCGIPGDGEAIAANLNTCPSCGYHYRMEPAERIAYLADPDSFSEFSANLRSLNPIDLAGYEEKLNEAEAKARMKDAVITGTCTIEGKPAILGLMSFNFMGGSMGSVVGEKVSRALLRGAEEKIPVIIYTTSGGARMQEGIFSLMQMAKTSSAAAELDKAGVPFFIVLCDPTTGGVTASFAMLADITIAEPGALIGFAGPRVIEGTIRQTLPDGFQRAEFQQEKGFVDLILPRKDQRRVISELMDLHQTGSQPWKNYKESGYSNGDAS
- a CDS encoding acetyl-CoA carboxylase carboxyltransferase subunit alpha, encoding MKDDSLQNKIAELKELARASGLDLSKEIEQLEEKVRSVSRSAVTWKQVELARHPDRPYALDYIHRIFDSFIELHGDRAYGDDPAIIGGLGFLNRRPVTILANQKGRTLKENVRRNHGMANPEGYRKALRLAKEAEKFRRPIITFVDTAGAYPGIGAEERGIGEAIARNLREFSQLKTPIVCVIIGEGGSGGALGLCVGDKIYMLENAIYSVISPEGGASLLLRDAGRAKDAAAMLRITSADLLEFKVINGVIPEPEGGAHIDPNRTAQAIKDVLVQDLMDLGGRNPSVLVRYRNQKIRKAGHWNEGLTP